The Manis javanica isolate MJ-LG chromosome 2, MJ_LKY, whole genome shotgun sequence genome contains a region encoding:
- the GCNT1 gene encoding beta-1,3-galactosyl-O-glycosyl-glycoprotein beta-1,6-N-acetylglucosaminyltransferase, whose translation MLRKLLRRRLFSYRTKYYFLLLVFSLVTFSVLRIHQKPEFISVRHLELVGENPSSNINCTKVLQGDIGEIQKVKLEILTVEFRKRSRWTTYDYINMTSDCSSFIKRRKYIVEPLSKEEAEFPIAYSIVVHHKIEMFDRLLRAIYMPQNFYCIHVDKKSEDSFLAAVIGIASCFSNIFVASQLESVVYASWSRVQADLNCMQDLYRMSADWKYLINLCGMDFPIKTNLEIVRKLKSLMGQNNLETEKMPSNKKERWKKHYTVVDGKLTNTGTDKMHPPLETPLFSGSAYFVVTRNYVGYVLKNKKIQKFMEWAKDTYSPDEYLWATIQRIPEVPGSLSLSSKYDMSDMHAIARFVKWQYFEGDISKGAPYPPCSGVHVRSVCIFGAGDLNWILHTHHLFANKFDTDIDLFAIHCLDEHLRHKALDLLKH comes from the coding sequence ATGCTGAGGAAGTTGCTGCGAAGGAGACTTTTTTCTTATCGCACTAAATACTACTTCTTGCTTCTTGTTTTTTCCCTAGTCACCTTCTCTGTTTTAAGAATTCATCAAAAGCCCGAATTCATAAGCGTTAGACATTTGGAGCTCGTTGGAGAGAATCCCAGTAGTAATATTAATTGCACCAAAGTTTTACAGGGTGATATAGGTGAAATCCAAAAGGTAAAGCTTGAGATTCTAACAGTGGAATTCAGAAAGCGCTCTCGGTGGACAACATATGATTATATAAACATGACAAGTGATTGTAGTTCTTTCATCAAGAGGCGCAAATATATCGTAGAGCCCCTTAGTAAAGAAGAGGCAGAGTTTCCAATAGCATATTCTATAGTGGTTCATCACAAAATTGAAATGTTTGACAGGCTCCTGAGGGCCATCTATATGCCTCAGAATTTCTATTGCATTCACGTGGACAAAAAATCAGAGGATTCCTTTTTGGCTGCAGTGATTGGCATTGCATCCTGTTTCAGTAACATCTTTGTGGCCAGTCAGCTGGAGAGTGTGGTGTACGCATCATGGAGTCGGGTTCAGGCTGACCTCAACTGTATGCAGGACCTCTATAGAATGAGTGCAGACTGGAAGTACTTGATCAATCTTTGCGGTATGGATTTTCCTATTAAAACCAACCTGGAAATTGTCAGGAAGCTCAAGTCATTAATGGGCCAAAACAATCTAGAAACTGAGAAAATGCCatccaataaaaaagaaaggtggaaaaAGCATTATACAGTTGTGGACGGAAAGCTGACCAACACGGGGACTGACAAAATGCACCCCCCTCTCGAAACGCCTCTCTTTTCAGGCAGTGCCTATTTTGTAGTCACTAGGAACTATGTAGGGTATGTGCTCAAGAACAAAAAAATCCAGAAGTTTATGGAGTGGGCAAAAGACACATACAGCCCAGATGAGTATCTCTGGGCCACTATTCAAAGGATCCCTGAAGTCCCAGGCTCACTGTCCTTGAGCTCTAAGTATGACATGTCTGACATGCATGCGATTGCTAGATTTGTCAAGTGGCAGTACTTTGAAGGTGACATTTCCAAGGGCGCCCCCTACCCCCCCTGCAGCGGAGTCCACGTGCGCTCTGTGTGCATTTTTGGAGCAGGTGACTTGAACTGGATTCTTCATACACACCACTTGTTTGCCAATAAGTTTGACACAGATATCGACCTCTTTGCCATCCACTGTTTGGATGAGCATCTGAGGCATAAAGCCTTGGACCTGTTAAAACACTGA